A region from the Alnus glutinosa chromosome 5, dhAlnGlut1.1, whole genome shotgun sequence genome encodes:
- the LOC133867829 gene encoding ABC transporter F family member 4-like — protein MGKKKPEENGATTRTKGSGKDASKDGKKEKLSVSAMLASMDEKPDKPKKGSSSSLAATSSKPKTKAAPKKVSSYTDDIDLPPSDDEDDDASGEELKQSNRRSDPKALEILMNEKELKKREKKDVLAAHAAEHAKREALKDDRDAFTVVIGSRASVLDGGDEADANVKDITIDNFSVAARGKELLKNTSVKISHGKRYGLVGPNGMGKSTLLKLLAWRKIPVPKNIDVLLVEQEVVGDDRTALEAVVSANEELVKLRNEVASLQNLSSAAEGENEVEDSNGDDEGEKLAELYEQLQILGSDAAEAQASKILAGLGFTKGMQGRPTRSFSGGWRMRISLARALFVQPTLLLLDEPTNHLDLRAVLWLEEYLCRWKKTLVVVSHDRDFLNSVCNEIIHLHDLKLQLYRGNFDEFESGYEQRRKEMNKKFETYEKQIKAAKRSGNRAQQEKVKDRAKFNAAKEASKSKAKGKVDEDEPLPEAPKKWRDYSVEFHFPEPTELTPPLLQLIEVSFSYPNREDFKLANVDVGIDMGTRVAIVGPNGAGKSTLLNLLAGDLVPTEGEVRRSQKLRIGRYSQHFVDLLTMEETPVQYLLRLHPDQEGLSKQEAVRAKLGKFGLPSHNHLTPIAKLSGGQKSRVVFTSISMSKPHILLLDEPTNHLDMQSIDALADALDEFTGGVVLVSHDSRLISRVCDDEERSEIWVVENGTVSAYPGTFEEYKEELQREIKAEVED, from the coding sequence ATGGGAAAGAAGAAGCCAGAGGAGAACGGTGCAACCACCAGAACTAAGGGGAGTGGCAAAGACGCTTCGAAAGATGGGAAGAAAGAGAAGCTCTCGGTCTCGGCGATGCTAGCCAGTATGGACGAGAAACCTGATAAGCCTAAAAAGGGTTCTTCCTCTTCCTTGGCCGCTACTTCTAGCAAACCTAAGACCAAAGCCGCCCCAAAAAAAGTGTCATCTTACACCGATGACATTGATCTCCCTCCctctgatgatgaggatgatgatgccTCTGGAGAAGAACTGAAGCAATCCAATCGGAGGAGTGACCCAAAGGCACTTGAAATATTGATGAAtgaaaaagagttgaaaaaaagagaaaagaaggatGTGCTTGCTGCCCATGCAGCAGAGCATGCAAAACGGGAGGCCCTTAAGGATGACCGCGATGCTTTTACTGTTGTTATTGGTAGTCGGGCCTCAGTTCTTGATGGGGGTGATGAAGCTGATGCCAATGTCAAAGATATAACTATAGATAATTTCTCTGTGGCAGCTCGGGGTAAAGAACTTTTGAAGAATACATCAGTAAAGATATCTCACGGGAAAAGGTACGGTTTGGTTGGACCCAATGGAATGGGAAAGTCTACATTATTAAAGCTCCTTGCTTGGAGGAAGATTCCAGTACCTAAGAATATTGATGTTCTTTTGGTTGAACAAGAAGTGGTTGGTGATGATAGAACTGCACTTGAAGCAGTTGTTTCAGCTAATGAAGAGCTGGTCAAGCTCCGAAATGAGGTTGCATCTTTGCAGAATTTGTCTTCTGCTGCTGAGGGTGAGAATGAAGTTGAAGATAGCAATGGGGATGACGAAGGAGAGAAGCTTGCTGAGTTGTATGAGCAGTTGCAGATCTTGGGGTCGGATGCAGCTGAGGCTCAGGCATCAAAGATTCTTGCCGGATTGGGTTTCACCAAGGGAATGCAGGGTCGTCCAACCCGGTCATTTAGTGGTGGCTGGAGAATGAGAATATCATTGGCTAGGGCACTTTTCGTGCAACCAACACTATTGTTATTGGATGAACCCACAAACCATCTTGACCTTAGGGCCGTTCTCTGGTTAGAGGAGTACTTGTGTCGGTGGAAGAAAACTCTTGTTGTTGTCTCACATGACCGGGATTTCCTTAACTCTGTCTGCAATGAGATCATTCATCTCCATGATTTGAAGCTTCAATTATATCGTGGAAACTTTGATGAGTTTGAAAGTGGGTACGAGCAGCGTCGCAAAGAGATGAACAAGAAGTTTGAAACTTATGAGAAGCAAATTAAAGCAGCCAAGAGGTCAGGGAATCGTGCTCAGCAGGAGAAGGTGAAAGACCGGGCTAAGTTTAATGCTGCAAAAGAAGCATCCAAGAGCAAGGCAAAGGGAAAGGTTGATGAGGATGAGCCTCTGCCAGAGGCCCCAAAGAAATGGAGAGATTACAGTGTGGAGTTCCACTTCCCCGAACCTACTGAGCTCACACCACCACTCTTGCAGCTAATTGAAGTCAGTTTCAGTTACCCAAACCGAGAGGATTTCAAGCTCGCAAATGTTGATGTAGGTATTGATATGGGAACACGTGTTGCTATTGTTGGGCCAAATGGAGCGGGAAAATCTACTCTACTGAATCTTCTTGCAGGTGATTTGGTTCCAACAGAGGGTGAAGTACGGAGGAGTCAGAAGTTGAGGATTGGGAGGTATTCACAGCACTTTGTGGACCTACTAACAATGGAGGAAACACCAGTGCAGTATCTTCTTCGTCTTCATCCAGATCAAGAGGGACTTAGCAAGCAGGAGGCTGTTCGCGCAAAGCTTGGAAAATTTGGACTCCCCAGCCATAATCACCTCACCCCAATTGCAAAATTATCTGGAGGGCAAAAGTCACGGGTTGTCTTCACTTCAATTTCCATGTCGAAGCCACACATATTGCTATTGGATGAGCCTACAAATCATTTAGACATGCAGAGCATTGACGCACTGGCTGATGCACTGGATGAGTTTACTGGTGGAGTTGTCCTGGTCAGTCATGACTCTAGGCTCATATCTCGGGTTTGCGACGATGAAGAGAGGAGTGAAATTTGGGTTGTGGAAAATGGAACTGTGAGTGCTTACCCTGGAACATTTGAGGAGTACAAGGAGGAGTTACAAAGAGAGATCAAAGCAGAGGTTGAGGATTGA
- the LOC133867830 gene encoding large ribosomal subunit protein bL21m-like, giving the protein MANRRCLHTLSRRAWTLFSTNTSIPSLRTLLSLPIQPNKPIASQFGRGVTTRCPHPRYFSSNSESEDVSEDDDDEDYDEEMDDSGEDESVGNSSASGLKREYSPEEREAEAAAIGYKVVGPLERSDRVFKPYEAVFAVVQIGSHQFKVSNGDCIFTERLKFCEVNEKLILNKVLLIGSSTQTIIGRPIVPEAAVHAVVEEHALDAKVIIFKKKRRKNYRRTKGHRQELTKLRITDIQGVEKPEKIVTAKPTKAAEKKPEKVPVTA; this is encoded by the exons ATGGCGAACAGGCGGTGCCTCCACACTCTGAGCCGCCGCGCGTGGACGCTATTCTCCACGAACACCAGTATCCCTTCCCTCCGAACCCTACTTTCACTCCCCATCCAACCGAACAAACCCATAGCATCCCAATTCGGCCGCGGTGTCACCACGCGATGCCCCCATCCTCGGTATTTCTCGTCCAACAGCGAAAGCGAAGACGTTTCGGAAGACGACGACGATGAAGACTACGACGAGGAAATGGACGACAGTGGCGAGGACGAGAGCGTTGGGAATTCCTCAGCGTCGGGTTTGAAGAGAGAGTATTCGCCGGAGGAGAGAGAGGCGGAGGCCGCGGCGATCGGGTACAAGGTGGTGGGCCCGCTTGAGCGCTCCGATCGGGTTTTCAAGCCGTACGAGGCGGTTTTCGCGGTCGTTCAG ATTGGGTCGCACCAGTTCAAGGTGAGCAATGGGGATTGCATTTTCACCGAGAGATTGAAGTTCTGCGAGGTGAATGAAAAG TTAATTTTGAACAAGGTTCTCTTGATTGGCTCCAGTACTCAGACCATTATTGGTAGGCCCATTGTACCAGAAGCAGCCGTTCATGCAGTCGTTGAAGAGCAT GCATTAGATGCAAAGGtcattatttttaagaaaaagagaaggaagaattATCGCCGCACCAAAGGACATCGCCAG GAGCTGACTAAATTAAGGATAACTGATATTCAAGGAGTTGAGAAACCTGAAAAGATAGTCACCGCAAAGCCTACAAAGGCTGCTGAGAAGAAGCCAGAAAAGGTTCCAGTCACTGCATAA
- the LOC133868291 gene encoding vesicle-fusing ATPase-like isoform X1, with product MIVTNTPAADLALTNLAYCSHADHHGFTVPGTKLFLASISDSFVLSVSAHESIRSGQIALNAIQRRHARVSSGDSISVSRFIPPDNFDVVLLTLELEFVKKGNKNEQVDAVLLANQLRKRFINQVMTTGQKVSFEHHGNNYIFTVNQAAVEGQQSSNAPERGMISSDTYFVFETSNGSGIKIVNQREAASSNIFRHKEFNLQALGIGGLSAEFADIFRRAFASRVFPPHVTNKLGIKYVKGMLLFGPPGTGKTLIARQIGNMLNGREPKIVNGPEVLSKFVGETEKNVRDLFADAENDQRSRGDQSDLHVIIFDEIDAICKSRGSTRDGTGVHDDIVNQLLTKIDGVESLNNVLLIGITNRKDLLDEALLRPGRLEVQIEIGLPDENGRLQILQIHTNKMKENSFLAPDVNIQELAARTRNYSGAELEGVVKSAVSYALHRQLSMDDLTKPVDEENIQVTMEDILNALNEIIPAFGASTDDLEQCSRMLLGLPLYLLLVEQVKVSERRTLLTCLLEGPSGSGKSALAATVAIDSDFPFIKIVSAEAMVGLHESTKCAQIVKVFEDAYKSAQSIIILDDMERLLEYVAIGPRFSNLVCQTLMILLKRRPRKGKKLLVIGTTSEVGFLDSMGICKAFSSIYHVPTLKTEDAKKVLEQLNVLADEDINAAAEALNDMPIDKIYMFVEMAAVRKCGGASEAIYSGKENMKISYF from the exons ATGATCGTGACGAACACGCCGGCAGCGGACCTAGCGCTGACCAACCTGGCCTACTGCTCGCACGCCGATCACCACGGCTTTACCGTCCCAGGCACCAAGCTCTTCCTCGCTTCCATCAGCGATTCCTTCGTTCTCTCTGTTT CTGCTCATGAAAGCATACGCAGTGGCCAGATTGCCCTAAATGCGATTCAGCGTCGGCATGCTAGAGTTTCCTCCGGCGATTCGATATCTGTTAGCAG atttattccGCCTGATAATTTCGACGTGGTGTTGCTTACACTTGAGTTGGAGTTTGTTAAAAAGGGGAATAAAAATGAACAG gttGATGCTGTTCTTCTGGCTAACCAACTTAGAAAGAGATTTATCAACCAG GTCATGACAACGGGGCAAAAAGTATCGTTTGAGCATCATGGAAATAACTATATCTTCACTGTCAATCAAGCTGCTGTTGAGGGCCAACAAAGCTCTAATGCTCCTGAAAGAGGGATGATTTCAAGCGATACATACTTTGTCTTTGAAACATCAAATGGGAGTGGAATAAAG ATTGTCAATCAGCGTGAAGCAGCCAGCAGCAACATCTTCAGGCATAAGGAGTTTAATCTTCAAGCACTTGGTATAGGTGGCCTAAGTGCAGAGTTTGCAGATATATTTCGAAGAGCCTTTGCTTCTCGTGTTTTCCCTCCCCATGTGACAAATaa ATTGGGGATTAAGTATGTGAAGGGAATGCTGCTTTTTGGGCCTCCTGGTACTGGAAAAACACTTATTGCTCGTCAAATTGGAAATATGTTGAATGGGAGGGAACCGAAG ATTGTTAATGGACCTGAAGTTTTGAGCAAATTCGTTGGTGAAACTGAAAAGAATGTTAGGGATCTTTTTGCCGATGCTGAGAATGATCAAAGAAGTCGGG GGGATCAAAGTGATTTGCATGTAATAATTTTTGACGAGATTGATGCTATTTGTAAG TCAAGGGGATCGACTAGAGATGGTACAGGAGTTCATGATGATATTGTAAACCAGCTTCTTACCAAG ataGATGGTGTGGAGTCTCTAAATAATGTTTTGCTTATTGGAATCACCAATAGAAAGGATTTGCTTGATGAAGCCCTTTtgag ACCAGGACGCTTGGAGGTTCAAATTGAGATAGGCCTTCCTGATGAAAATGGTCGCTTACAGATTCTTCAAATTCACACAAACAAGATGAAAGAGAATTCTTTTCTTGCTCCTGATGTGAACATTCAAGAGCTTG CTGCACGTACAAGAAACTATAGCGGTGCTGAACTTGAAGGTGTTGTAAAAAGTGCGGTATCTTATGCTTTGCATAGACAACTAAGTATGGATGATCTTACCAAGCCAGTTGATGAAGAGAATATTCAAGTTACTATGGAAGATATTTTGAATGCACTCAACGAAATAATTCCTGCATTTGGAGCCTCCACTGATGACCTTGAACAGTGCAG CCGTATGTTGTTGGGTTTACCTCTTTACTTGTTACTTGTGGAACAAGTTAAAGTGAGTGAAAGAAGGACGCTTCTTACCTGCCTTCTGGAAGGCCCGAGTGGAAG TGGAAAGAGCGCGCTAGCAGCTACTGTTGCCATTGACAGTGATTTTCCGTTTATCAAGATA GTCTCAGCAGAAGCGATGGTTGGTCTCCATGAAAGCACTAAATGTGCCCAAATTGTCAAG GTATTTGAGGATGCATACAAGTCAGCTCAAAGCATCATCATTCTTGATGACATGGAAAG GTTACTGGAGTATGTTGCCATTGGGCCTCGTTTTTCAAATTTAGTTTGTCAGACGTTAATGATCCTGCTCAAGCGTCGACCTCGAAAG GGAAAAAAACTTCTGGTTATAGGGACGACGAGTGAAGTCGGCTTCTTAGATTCAATGGGTATTTGTAAGGCTTTCTCTTCCATTTATCATGTTCCTACATTGAAGACAGAGGATGCAAAGAAg GTGCTAGAACAGCTGAATGTTTTGGCTGATGAAGACATCAATGCAGCTGCAGAGGCCCTGAATGAT ATGCCTATCGATAAGATCTATATGTTTGTTGAGATGGCAGCCGTGCGCAAGTGTGGTGGAGCTTCAGAGGCAATATACTCTGGCAAAGAGAATATGAAGATCTCTTACTTTTAG
- the LOC133868291 gene encoding vesicle-fusing ATPase-like isoform X2, which yields MIVTNTPAADLALTNLAYCSHADHHGFTVPGTKLFLASISDSFVLSVSAHESIRSGQIALNAIQRRHARVSSGDSISVSRFIPPDNFDVVLLTLELEFVKKGNKNEQVDAVLLANQLRKRFINQVMTTGQKVSFEHHGNNYIFTVNQAAVEGQQSSNAPERGMISSDTYFVFETSNGSGIKIVNQREAASSNIFRHKEFNLQALGIGGLSAEFADIFRRAFASRVFPPHVTNKLGIKYVKGMLLFGPPGTGKTLIARQIGNMLNGREPKIVNGPEVLSKFVGETEKNVRDLFADAENDQRSRGDQSDLHVIIFDEIDAICKSRGSTRDGTGVHDDIVNQLLTKIDGVESLNNVLLIGITNRKDLLDEALLRPGRLEVQIEIGLPDENGRLQILQIHTNKMKENSFLAPDVNIQELAARTRNYSGAELEGVVKSAVSYALHRQLSMDDLTKPVDEENIQVTMEDILNALNEIIPAFGASTDDLEQCSRMLLGLPLYLLLVEQVKVSERRTLLTCLLEGPSGSGKSALAATVAIDSDFPFIKIVSAEAMVGLHESTKCAQIVKVFEDAYKSAQSIIILDDMERLLEYVAIGPRFSNLVCQTLMILLKRRPRKDTTGSLARRKIAPIEKLAPPQTSHNTPSNIPRNQPGINVEPL from the exons ATGATCGTGACGAACACGCCGGCAGCGGACCTAGCGCTGACCAACCTGGCCTACTGCTCGCACGCCGATCACCACGGCTTTACCGTCCCAGGCACCAAGCTCTTCCTCGCTTCCATCAGCGATTCCTTCGTTCTCTCTGTTT CTGCTCATGAAAGCATACGCAGTGGCCAGATTGCCCTAAATGCGATTCAGCGTCGGCATGCTAGAGTTTCCTCCGGCGATTCGATATCTGTTAGCAG atttattccGCCTGATAATTTCGACGTGGTGTTGCTTACACTTGAGTTGGAGTTTGTTAAAAAGGGGAATAAAAATGAACAG gttGATGCTGTTCTTCTGGCTAACCAACTTAGAAAGAGATTTATCAACCAG GTCATGACAACGGGGCAAAAAGTATCGTTTGAGCATCATGGAAATAACTATATCTTCACTGTCAATCAAGCTGCTGTTGAGGGCCAACAAAGCTCTAATGCTCCTGAAAGAGGGATGATTTCAAGCGATACATACTTTGTCTTTGAAACATCAAATGGGAGTGGAATAAAG ATTGTCAATCAGCGTGAAGCAGCCAGCAGCAACATCTTCAGGCATAAGGAGTTTAATCTTCAAGCACTTGGTATAGGTGGCCTAAGTGCAGAGTTTGCAGATATATTTCGAAGAGCCTTTGCTTCTCGTGTTTTCCCTCCCCATGTGACAAATaa ATTGGGGATTAAGTATGTGAAGGGAATGCTGCTTTTTGGGCCTCCTGGTACTGGAAAAACACTTATTGCTCGTCAAATTGGAAATATGTTGAATGGGAGGGAACCGAAG ATTGTTAATGGACCTGAAGTTTTGAGCAAATTCGTTGGTGAAACTGAAAAGAATGTTAGGGATCTTTTTGCCGATGCTGAGAATGATCAAAGAAGTCGGG GGGATCAAAGTGATTTGCATGTAATAATTTTTGACGAGATTGATGCTATTTGTAAG TCAAGGGGATCGACTAGAGATGGTACAGGAGTTCATGATGATATTGTAAACCAGCTTCTTACCAAG ataGATGGTGTGGAGTCTCTAAATAATGTTTTGCTTATTGGAATCACCAATAGAAAGGATTTGCTTGATGAAGCCCTTTtgag ACCAGGACGCTTGGAGGTTCAAATTGAGATAGGCCTTCCTGATGAAAATGGTCGCTTACAGATTCTTCAAATTCACACAAACAAGATGAAAGAGAATTCTTTTCTTGCTCCTGATGTGAACATTCAAGAGCTTG CTGCACGTACAAGAAACTATAGCGGTGCTGAACTTGAAGGTGTTGTAAAAAGTGCGGTATCTTATGCTTTGCATAGACAACTAAGTATGGATGATCTTACCAAGCCAGTTGATGAAGAGAATATTCAAGTTACTATGGAAGATATTTTGAATGCACTCAACGAAATAATTCCTGCATTTGGAGCCTCCACTGATGACCTTGAACAGTGCAG CCGTATGTTGTTGGGTTTACCTCTTTACTTGTTACTTGTGGAACAAGTTAAAGTGAGTGAAAGAAGGACGCTTCTTACCTGCCTTCTGGAAGGCCCGAGTGGAAG TGGAAAGAGCGCGCTAGCAGCTACTGTTGCCATTGACAGTGATTTTCCGTTTATCAAGATA GTCTCAGCAGAAGCGATGGTTGGTCTCCATGAAAGCACTAAATGTGCCCAAATTGTCAAG GTATTTGAGGATGCATACAAGTCAGCTCAAAGCATCATCATTCTTGATGACATGGAAAG GTTACTGGAGTATGTTGCCATTGGGCCTCGTTTTTCAAATTTAGTTTGTCAGACGTTAATGATCCTGCTCAAGCGTCGACCTCGAAAG GATACCACCGGAAGCCTCGCTAGAAGGAAGATAGCACCAATCGAGAAACTGGCACCCCCACAAACTTCTCACAATACT ccctctaacattccaagaaATCAGCCTGGGATTAATGTGGAACCTCTTTGA